One window of the Brevibacterium limosum genome contains the following:
- a CDS encoding CpaF family protein, translating into MEATEVITSEVHKRIRDLDVDPRADTQRSRELIRTVIAEYDERSLVADLPLLEDKEATFRHIDNQLSGFGALQDYFDDPHVEEIWVNSPSEVFIAVDGIHQLTTTKLSSAELDDLIERMLRTSGRRVDLSQPFVDAILPDGSRLHVVLPDITRTHPAVNIRKFIARPRNLANLVAHGSLTPGAAEFLDAAVACGANILVSGATQAGKTTMLNALAGSIPARERTISCEEVFELNLPSRDWVPMQCRQPSLEGTGEVTLRALVKEALRMRPTRIIVGEVREAESLDMLIALNSGLAGMSTLHANSARAAITKICTLPLLAGANISSAFVVPTVAVSLDVVVHLRRDPSGVRRVDEICAVPGGVEGDVVELDTIFHSPRGQLIRGQGFGHLGERFAGIGRDLHSILEAA; encoded by the coding sequence GTGGAAGCCACCGAAGTCATCACCAGTGAGGTTCACAAGCGGATCAGAGATCTCGATGTGGATCCCCGCGCCGATACCCAGCGCTCTCGCGAGCTCATTCGCACCGTCATCGCCGAGTACGATGAGCGCAGTCTCGTCGCTGATCTTCCCCTGCTCGAAGACAAAGAGGCGACCTTCCGCCATATCGACAATCAGCTGTCGGGTTTCGGTGCGCTGCAGGACTATTTCGATGATCCGCACGTCGAGGAGATCTGGGTGAACTCGCCCAGCGAGGTCTTCATCGCCGTCGACGGAATCCACCAATTGACGACGACGAAACTGAGCTCGGCCGAGCTCGACGACCTGATCGAGCGGATGCTGCGGACCTCGGGTCGCCGCGTCGATCTCTCCCAGCCTTTTGTCGACGCCATTCTGCCCGACGGGTCCCGGCTGCATGTTGTGCTGCCCGATATCACCCGCACTCATCCGGCCGTGAATATCCGCAAGTTCATCGCCCGGCCGCGCAATCTCGCCAACCTCGTCGCTCATGGATCACTGACTCCCGGTGCCGCCGAGTTCCTCGACGCCGCCGTGGCGTGCGGGGCGAACATCCTCGTCTCCGGAGCGACTCAGGCGGGCAAGACCACGATGCTCAACGCCTTGGCCGGGTCGATTCCGGCGCGGGAACGCACGATCTCCTGTGAAGAGGTCTTCGAACTCAACCTGCCCAGTCGCGACTGGGTGCCCATGCAGTGCCGGCAGCCGTCGCTGGAAGGCACCGGCGAGGTCACCCTCCGCGCCCTGGTCAAGGAGGCTCTGCGGATGCGGCCGACCCGGATCATCGTCGGCGAGGTCAGAGAGGCCGAGAGCCTCGACATGCTCATCGCATTGAATTCGGGTCTCGCAGGAATGTCGACGCTGCACGCCAACTCCGCTCGCGCGGCGATCACGAAGATCTGCACCCTGCCCCTGCTGGCCGGGGCGAACATCTCATCAGCGTTCGTCGTCCCCACAGTCGCCGTCAGCCTCGACGTCGTCGTCCACCTGCGGCGGGACCCCTCCGGGGTGCGACGGGTCGATGAGATCTGCGCGGTGCCCGGCGGGGTCGAAGGCGACGTCGTCGAACTCGACACGATCTTCCATTCGCCACGGGGACAGCTCATCCGCGGTCAGGGGTTCGGCCACCTCGGCGAACGGTTTGCCGGCATCGGTCGCGATCTCCACTCCATTCTGGAGGCGGCGTGA
- the smpB gene encoding SsrA-binding protein SmpB yields MPKDTGKKVIARNRKARHDYHIEDTWEAGLVLTGTEVKSLREGRASLTDGFALIFQNEAWLENVYIPEYLQGTWTNHSARRRRKLLLHREEILKLSQKVKESGRTLVPLELYFDGSRVKVEIALAKGKREWDKRQALREAQDKREAERAMKAKQYL; encoded by the coding sequence ATGCCGAAGGACACAGGCAAGAAAGTCATTGCGAGGAACCGCAAGGCACGCCACGACTATCACATCGAAGACACGTGGGAGGCCGGACTCGTACTCACCGGCACCGAGGTGAAATCCCTGCGCGAAGGCCGTGCCTCGCTCACCGATGGCTTCGCCCTCATCTTCCAGAACGAAGCCTGGCTGGAGAACGTCTACATTCCCGAATACCTGCAGGGGACGTGGACGAACCACTCGGCCAGACGTCGCCGCAAGCTGCTGCTCCACCGCGAGGAGATCCTCAAGCTCTCGCAGAAGGTCAAGGAATCCGGCCGGACGCTGGTCCCGCTCGAACTCTACTTCGACGGTTCACGCGTCAAGGTCGAGATCGCCCTGGCCAAGGGCAAGCGCGAATGGGATAAGCGTCAGGCTCTGCGCGAGGCGCAGGACAAACGCGAGGCCGAACGCGCCATGAAGGCCAAGCAGTACCTGTAA
- a CDS encoding M23 family metallopeptidase, translating to MRHRLGLVITAAALVVLMPVTSVVADPRDDKSEVDERVKELQQEFEGLDEDLARVIAERDAAQEKLPDAEAESKAADDALAEAIEKDEDMAARLTSAENAQTDLKDTIKSGTEEIDKHKTSAARIGRQAYQNSGITSDLAMLLQMAEGTSADGGIGRVDSAVRSQQRTIDKLSEQRALNKNNEERLSGVTEKISDLKDEAAEAVVAKEAAQVDAKKKADSLNDLISTKDDAEKTISDNKDKTEKQLADEKAEQDRLAEKVREWEKEQEKKGKFVFGDGVLANPAKGYPTTSPFGYRVHPITGARKLHTGMDFGVPCGTPIRSAGDGIVVTSGWTGGYGNRVVISHGKIKGKSIASTYNHNTKLKVHDGQRVKKGDIISYSGTTGASTGCHLHFEIMENGGYVNPKPFIF from the coding sequence ATGAGACACAGACTCGGACTGGTCATCACGGCAGCCGCACTGGTGGTGCTCATGCCGGTCACCTCGGTGGTGGCCGACCCGCGCGATGACAAGAGCGAGGTCGACGAACGCGTCAAGGAGCTCCAGCAGGAGTTCGAGGGCCTCGACGAGGACCTCGCCCGCGTCATCGCCGAACGCGATGCCGCGCAGGAGAAGCTGCCGGATGCCGAAGCGGAATCGAAGGCCGCTGATGATGCGCTGGCTGAGGCGATCGAGAAGGACGAGGACATGGCTGCGCGCCTGACCTCGGCGGAGAACGCGCAGACGGACCTCAAGGACACGATCAAGTCCGGCACCGAGGAGATCGACAAGCACAAGACCTCGGCGGCGCGCATCGGGCGACAGGCGTATCAGAACTCGGGCATCACCTCCGATCTGGCAATGCTTCTGCAGATGGCCGAGGGCACGAGCGCCGACGGCGGCATCGGACGTGTCGACTCGGCGGTGCGGTCTCAGCAGCGCACGATCGACAAGCTCTCCGAACAGCGGGCGCTGAACAAGAACAACGAAGAGCGGCTCTCGGGGGTGACCGAGAAGATCTCCGACCTCAAGGACGAAGCCGCCGAGGCGGTGGTGGCCAAGGAGGCCGCGCAGGTCGACGCGAAGAAGAAGGCCGACAGCCTCAACGACCTCATCTCCACGAAGGACGATGCGGAGAAGACGATCTCCGACAACAAGGACAAGACGGAGAAGCAGCTGGCCGATGAGAAGGCCGAGCAGGATCGGTTGGCCGAGAAGGTCCGGGAGTGGGAGAAGGAGCAGGAGAAGAAGGGCAAGTTCGTCTTCGGCGACGGAGTCCTGGCCAACCCGGCCAAGGGCTACCCGACGACGTCTCCGTTCGGATACCGCGTCCACCCGATCACCGGCGCACGCAAACTGCACACGGGAATGGACTTCGGTGTGCCCTGTGGTACCCCGATCCGTTCGGCCGGCGACGGCATCGTCGTCACCTCCGGTTGGACCGGCGGCTACGGCAACCGCGTCGTCATCTCCCACGGCAAGATCAAGGGCAAGTCGATCGCGTCGACCTACAACCACAACACGAAGCTCAAGGTCCACGACGGACAGAGGGTCAAGAAGGGCGACATCATCTCGTATTCGGGCACGACGGGAGCCTCGACCGGCTGCCACCTGCACTTCGAGATCATGGAGAACGGCGGATACGTCAACCCCAAACCCTTCATCTTCTAA
- a CDS encoding IS1380 family transposase produces MKPTRTYPRLHIDTAPSNALGQAGGMLLTETVHTSGLGHHLKQALAAWKRPFAIHDPAKILIDIAITLALGGDTLSDSSVLRDEPDLYGPVASNPTITRLIRTLADDADQALAAINTARTAARARVWELAGAQAPNHDSDARAPLVVDIDATLVTAHSEKEEAKPTYKKGFGFHPLLAFIDHGRSGCGEPVAGLLRPGNAGSNTASDHIRLVKEVLAGLPGGRPRPGKSVLIRTDTAGGTHGFLTFLTRRRLSYSVGWMLPATMPDLYRQLMKLDAWEPAYDTDGRPREGADVAELTGVLDLNDWPDGMRVIVRRERPHPGAQLRFDDVDGYRLTAFATNTRGMQLADLEVRHRSRARCEDRIRIAKDTGLANFPLKGFDQNRVWLAIVALAGDLQAWSGLLTFVDDEIRRWEPKKLRMHIYTVPATIARTARRVVVHVKNTARFAQDIVAGLNRLRSLPGPEPG; encoded by the coding sequence GTGAAGCCTACCCGCACCTATCCTCGCTTGCACATCGATACCGCGCCCAGCAACGCCCTCGGGCAAGCCGGCGGCATGCTGCTCACCGAAACCGTGCACACCAGCGGGCTCGGCCATCACCTGAAGCAGGCTCTGGCGGCATGGAAGAGACCCTTCGCCATCCACGACCCCGCCAAGATCCTCATCGACATTGCCATCACTTTGGCTCTCGGCGGTGACACACTCTCCGATAGTTCCGTCCTCCGCGACGAGCCCGATCTCTATGGGCCGGTGGCATCGAACCCGACGATCACTCGCCTCATCCGCACTCTCGCCGATGATGCCGACCAAGCCTTGGCCGCGATCAACACCGCTCGGACAGCTGCTCGTGCCCGCGTGTGGGAACTGGCCGGGGCTCAGGCACCGAACCATGACAGTGATGCTCGGGCTCCGCTGGTCGTTGATATCGATGCCACCTTGGTCACCGCCCACAGTGAGAAGGAAGAGGCGAAGCCCACGTACAAGAAAGGGTTTGGATTCCATCCACTGCTGGCGTTCATCGACCACGGACGATCGGGTTGCGGCGAACCCGTTGCCGGGCTGCTGCGACCGGGCAATGCCGGATCGAATACCGCTAGCGATCACATTCGGCTGGTCAAGGAAGTTCTCGCTGGTCTTCCCGGCGGCAGGCCGCGTCCGGGTAAATCGGTGCTCATCCGGACCGATACCGCCGGTGGCACCCATGGCTTCCTGACTTTCCTCACCAGGAGGCGCCTGTCGTACTCGGTCGGGTGGATGCTGCCGGCAACGATGCCTGATCTCTATCGCCAACTCATGAAGCTGGACGCGTGGGAGCCGGCCTACGACACCGACGGTCGTCCCCGCGAAGGTGCCGACGTTGCTGAGCTCACCGGAGTCCTCGACCTCAACGATTGGCCGGACGGGATGCGAGTCATCGTCCGTCGGGAACGACCCCACCCTGGTGCGCAATTGCGTTTCGATGACGTTGATGGGTACCGGCTGACCGCGTTCGCGACCAACACTCGCGGTATGCAGTTGGCCGATTTGGAAGTCCGGCACCGCTCCCGGGCACGGTGCGAGGACCGGATCCGCATCGCCAAAGACACCGGGCTGGCCAATTTCCCCCTCAAAGGCTTCGACCAGAATCGGGTCTGGTTGGCCATCGTCGCTCTCGCCGGGGATCTGCAGGCCTGGAGCGGACTGTTGACGTTCGTCGATGACGAGATTCGTCGGTGGGAGCCGAAGAAGCTGCGTATGCACATCTATACAGTGCCAGCGACGATCGCGAGGACGGCCCGTCGGGTGGTGGTGCATGTGAAAAACACTGCTCGATTCGCGCAAGACATCGTCGCTGGCCTGAACCGACTGCGTTCCTTGCCAGGGCCCGAGCCGGGATAA
- the ftsX gene encoding permease-like cell division protein FtsX, with product MRAGFILSEVWSGLRRNFSMVISVVLVTFVSLLFVGAAILLQMQVGQMKDFWYDRVQVSVFLCPPDSEATNCVDGEVTGDQKDQIRGELESSELAPYVDKVYFEDKTEAYEHFQDQFKGTSLEGTVPKDEMNESFRVKLKDAEKYDIIKETFSSTPGVEEVVDQNQLLDRLFGVLNIATIVAIAIAGIMLLCAMLLIATTIRLSAFSRRRETGIMRLVGASNTFIQMPFLLEGVIASAIGATLSSGALGLLVHFGVSGWLQSQATGFSLISGWDVLLIAPVLIIIGVLMAGASSLITLNKYTKV from the coding sequence ATGAGGGCCGGTTTCATCCTCTCCGAGGTCTGGTCGGGCCTGCGTCGGAACTTCTCCATGGTCATCTCCGTCGTGCTCGTGACCTTCGTGTCCCTCCTCTTCGTCGGTGCCGCGATCCTGCTGCAGATGCAGGTCGGGCAGATGAAGGACTTCTGGTACGACCGCGTTCAGGTCTCCGTGTTCCTGTGCCCGCCGGATTCGGAGGCGACGAACTGCGTCGACGGTGAGGTCACCGGAGATCAGAAGGACCAGATTCGGGGCGAACTCGAAAGCTCCGAGCTCGCTCCCTATGTCGACAAGGTCTACTTCGAGGACAAAACCGAGGCTTACGAGCACTTCCAGGATCAGTTCAAGGGCACCAGCCTCGAGGGCACCGTGCCCAAGGACGAGATGAACGAGTCCTTCCGGGTCAAACTCAAGGACGCCGAGAAGTACGACATCATCAAGGAGACGTTCTCCTCCACCCCCGGTGTGGAAGAGGTCGTCGACCAGAACCAGCTGCTCGATCGCCTGTTCGGTGTGCTCAACATCGCGACCATCGTGGCGATCGCGATCGCGGGCATCATGCTGCTGTGCGCGATGCTGCTCATCGCCACCACCATTCGACTCTCCGCGTTCTCCAGACGCAGGGAGACCGGCATCATGCGTCTGGTCGGTGCGTCGAACACCTTCATCCAGATGCCGTTCCTGCTCGAGGGCGTCATCGCCTCGGCCATCGGTGCGACCCTGTCCTCCGGTGCCCTGGGGCTGCTCGTCCACTTCGGCGTCAGCGGCTGGCTGCAGTCGCAGGCCACCGGATTCAGCCTCATCTCCGGATGGGATGTCCTCCTCATCGCTCCCGTGCTCATCATCATCGGGGTGCTCATGGCCGGAGCTTCGTCGCTGATCACGTTGAACAAGTACACGAAGGTCTGA
- the prfB gene encoding peptide chain release factor 2, with product MATTDYSSEIANLRQTYKAILDVSDLDNLRDEVAELTEQASSPTFWDDPDSAQKISAKLSHKQGTLEKLEKFGERIDDAELLVEMSQDEGDADSLEEADRDIRKLRDQLAELEISTLLSHEYDERSAVVTVRSGAGGDDATDWAQMLTRMYIRWAENRGYNVQELDTSYAEGAGVKSATIQINAPYAYGTLSVEAGTHRLVRISPFDNQGRRQTSFAAVEVVPLIESTDHVEIDENDLRIDVYRSSGPGGQSVNTTDSAVRITHEPTGVVVSMQNEKSQIQNREAAMRVLQSRLLDLKRKEEAAQKKELAGDIKASWGDQMRSYVTHPYQMVKDLRTGYEVNNPSAVFDGDLDGLIEAGIRWRKEQEMAEEADD from the coding sequence ATGGCCACCACTGATTACTCTTCTGAAATCGCCAACCTCCGCCAGACGTACAAAGCGATTCTCGACGTGTCCGATCTGGACAATCTGCGCGACGAGGTCGCCGAGCTCACGGAGCAGGCGTCGTCGCCGACATTCTGGGATGATCCCGATTCGGCTCAGAAGATCTCGGCCAAGCTCTCTCACAAACAGGGCACCCTGGAGAAGCTCGAGAAGTTCGGTGAGCGCATCGACGATGCCGAACTGCTCGTCGAGATGTCTCAGGACGAAGGCGATGCGGACTCGCTCGAAGAAGCCGACCGTGACATCAGGAAGCTGCGCGATCAGCTGGCCGAACTCGAGATCTCGACCCTGCTCAGCCACGAATACGATGAGCGCTCCGCCGTTGTGACCGTACGCTCCGGCGCCGGCGGCGACGACGCGACCGACTGGGCGCAGATGCTCACTCGCATGTACATCCGATGGGCGGAGAACCGCGGCTACAACGTCCAGGAACTCGACACCTCCTACGCCGAAGGTGCGGGAGTGAAGTCCGCGACGATCCAGATCAACGCCCCCTACGCCTATGGCACGCTGTCCGTCGAGGCCGGCACGCACCGGCTCGTGCGCATCAGCCCCTTCGACAACCAGGGACGTCGCCAGACTTCCTTCGCCGCCGTCGAGGTGGTCCCGCTCATCGAGTCCACCGACCATGTCGAGATCGATGAGAACGATCTGCGCATCGACGTCTACCGTTCCTCGGGCCCCGGCGGACAGTCGGTGAACACCACGGACTCGGCCGTGCGCATCACTCACGAGCCGACAGGTGTGGTGGTGAGCATGCAGAACGAGAAGTCCCAGATCCAGAACAGGGAAGCTGCGATGCGCGTCCTGCAGTCGCGTCTGCTCGACCTCAAGCGCAAGGAAGAGGCGGCGCAGAAGAAGGAGCTGGCCGGCGACATCAAGGCCAGCTGGGGTGATCAGATGCGCTCCTACGTCACGCACCCGTACCAGATGGTCAAGGACCTGCGCACCGGCTACGAGGTCAACAACCCCTCGGCGGTCTTCGACGGTGACCTCGACGGACTCATCGAGGCCGGCATCCGCTGGCGCAAGGAACAGGAGATGGCCGAAGAGGCCGACGACTGA
- a CDS encoding type II secretion system F family protein — protein sequence MSYSQSALLIGACLGAGLFLMWMSLWQRPQSRRTQSRWVRELDDMLTGAGFPRLRPAHLLLISIAAFCLVTVVSTVLTGSWAIALCFGLFASWLPHRALHHRARSRQVMRRELWPETLDHLNSGVRAGLSLPEALSSLAHRGPEPLRPLFEVFAEEYRASGSFALALERFRQVSADPVADRIVVALSVTRQVGGSDLGTMLRALAQFVRDDARTRNELSARQQWTVNGARLAVAAPWVVLAFLSTRPETAVAYNSRPGLVLLAAGFIVSLLAYQAMKRIGRLPAEPRVIEGSSLSAAHRRFGGDGNTSGGFATGIEHDVDGRAA from the coding sequence GTGAGCTATTCGCAGTCCGCTCTGCTCATCGGTGCCTGCCTCGGGGCGGGGCTGTTCCTCATGTGGATGTCGCTGTGGCAGCGGCCGCAGAGCAGACGGACGCAGTCGCGATGGGTGCGCGAGCTCGACGACATGCTCACCGGGGCCGGATTCCCGCGACTTCGGCCGGCCCACCTGCTGCTCATCTCGATTGCGGCGTTCTGCCTCGTAACGGTCGTATCGACGGTGCTCACCGGTTCGTGGGCGATCGCTCTGTGCTTCGGTCTCTTCGCCTCCTGGCTGCCTCACCGAGCACTGCACCATCGGGCACGCAGCCGACAGGTGATGCGGCGAGAGCTGTGGCCCGAAACCCTCGACCACCTCAATTCCGGAGTCCGTGCGGGACTGTCCCTGCCCGAAGCACTGAGTTCGCTGGCCCATCGCGGACCCGAACCGCTGCGGCCGCTGTTCGAAGTCTTCGCCGAGGAATACCGGGCCAGCGGCTCGTTCGCCCTGGCATTGGAGCGGTTCCGACAGGTCAGCGCCGACCCGGTGGCCGATCGCATCGTCGTCGCTCTCAGCGTCACCCGGCAGGTCGGCGGCAGTGATCTGGGCACCATGCTGCGGGCGCTGGCGCAGTTCGTCCGTGATGACGCCCGGACCCGCAACGAGCTCTCTGCTCGGCAGCAGTGGACGGTCAACGGAGCCAGATTGGCCGTCGCCGCACCGTGGGTGGTGCTCGCGTTCCTGTCGACCCGGCCCGAAACGGCCGTGGCGTACAACTCCCGACCCGGGCTGGTCCTCTTGGCCGCGGGCTTCATCGTCTCCCTGCTGGCGTACCAGGCGATGAAGCGCATCGGCCGGCTCCCGGCCGAACCCCGGGTCATCGAGGGATCCTCGCTCAGCGCCGCCCACCGACGCTTCGGCGGCGACGGCAACACCAGCGGCGGATTCGCAACCGGCATCGAGCACGATGTGGACGGGCGCGCGGCATGA
- the ftsE gene encoding cell division ATP-binding protein FtsE — MIRFDSVSKSYDTRSRRALDDISFEADRGEFVFLVGASGSGKSTVIRLILREEVPSAGRIHIAGKSVVKMPSWKVPYLRRGIGTVFQDFRLLPNKTVFANVAFALQVIGKSRAALSTLVPDVLETVGLAGKEKRYPSELSGGEQQRVAIARAVVNKPGILLADEPTGNLDPATSADIMNVLEKINRNGTTVLMATHDGEIVNRMRRRVIELREGEIVRDVEEGTYGVAS, encoded by the coding sequence TTGATCAGATTCGACTCCGTTTCGAAGTCCTACGACACACGTTCCCGCAGAGCACTCGACGACATCTCGTTCGAGGCTGACCGCGGGGAATTCGTGTTCCTCGTCGGGGCCTCCGGTTCGGGAAAGTCCACGGTCATCCGACTCATTCTGCGCGAAGAGGTTCCCAGCGCCGGGCGCATCCACATCGCCGGAAAATCCGTGGTGAAGATGCCCAGCTGGAAGGTCCCCTACCTGCGGCGGGGGATCGGCACAGTGTTCCAGGACTTCCGCCTGCTGCCGAACAAGACCGTGTTCGCCAATGTGGCCTTCGCCCTCCAGGTGATCGGGAAGTCCCGCGCTGCCCTGTCGACGCTCGTTCCCGACGTCCTCGAGACCGTGGGCCTGGCCGGCAAGGAGAAGCGCTATCCCAGTGAGCTCTCCGGCGGCGAGCAGCAGCGTGTGGCCATCGCCCGAGCTGTGGTCAACAAGCCCGGAATCCTGCTCGCCGACGAGCCGACGGGCAACCTCGACCCGGCGACGAGCGCCGACATCATGAACGTGCTCGAGAAGATCAACCGCAACGGCACCACCGTGCTCATGGCCACCCACGACGGAGAGATCGTCAACCGGATGCGCCGGAGGGTCATCGAACTGCGAGAAGGCGAAATCGTCCGCGACGTCGAAGAAGGCACCTACGGAGTCGCCTCATGA
- a CDS encoding type II secretion system F family protein, with protein MSLLGEPLPILALGLFNGFALCVFVLSLPPLRRPTLSSRIAPYLRDQESLVDIYAPPTPRTEGFWGLVKSWLVSSTLWVTSRITTDATLRLRIDRLGGNATIERFRISQVLSILVGMIVAGGLAGALSAQRGFSPIVTLVLVISGGIAGHVFNDWRLSQAIARHESRVLAEFPTVAELLALSITAGEGIVEALERVCRTCSGDLIDELRAALAATRTGTPLVEALDAMATRIAIPEIVQFVDGLAVSMTRGTPLAEVLRSQAADVREQSRRRLLELSGKKEIGMLVPVVVFVLPVTVIFAVFPSLTVLDLSP; from the coding sequence ATGAGCCTCCTCGGCGAACCTCTGCCCATCCTGGCCCTCGGACTCTTCAACGGTTTCGCACTGTGTGTCTTCGTCCTCTCCCTCCCGCCGCTGCGCCGGCCGACGCTGTCGTCGCGGATCGCACCCTATCTGCGGGATCAGGAATCCTTGGTCGATATCTATGCTCCTCCGACCCCGCGTACGGAGGGATTCTGGGGTCTGGTGAAGTCATGGCTGGTCAGCTCGACGCTGTGGGTGACCTCGCGCATCACCACGGATGCGACTCTGCGGCTGCGCATCGACCGCCTCGGCGGGAATGCCACGATCGAGCGCTTCCGCATCAGCCAGGTGTTGAGCATCCTCGTCGGGATGATCGTCGCCGGCGGCCTGGCCGGGGCCCTGTCGGCGCAGCGCGGGTTCTCCCCCATCGTCACCCTCGTCCTCGTCATCAGCGGCGGCATCGCCGGCCACGTCTTCAACGATTGGCGACTCAGCCAAGCCATCGCCCGCCACGAATCCCGTGTGCTCGCCGAATTCCCCACCGTCGCCGAACTCCTGGCACTGTCCATCACCGCCGGTGAGGGGATCGTGGAGGCTCTCGAACGGGTGTGTCGCACCTGCTCCGGTGACCTCATCGACGAACTCCGCGCGGCCCTGGCCGCCACTCGCACCGGGACTCCGCTCGTCGAAGCGCTCGACGCGATGGCCACACGCATCGCCATCCCCGAAATAGTCCAGTTCGTCGACGGTCTCGCCGTGTCCATGACCCGCGGCACCCCACTGGCCGAAGTGCTGCGCTCCCAAGCCGCTGACGTGCGCGAACAGTCCCGGAGGAGGCTGCTCGAGCTGTCCGGGAAGAAGGAGATCGGGATGCTCGTCCCGGTGGTCGTCTTCGTCCTTCCCGTCACCGTGATCTTCGCCGTCTTCCCGTCTCTGACCGTCCTCGACCTCAGTCCATAA
- a CDS encoding globin domain-containing protein, producing MISQPALTVVKDTLPVIGSAIGDITPVFYDRMFTARPDLLRDLFNRGNQAQGEQQKALAGAIAAYASLLVSEDVPNIDAMMSRIANKHASLGITEDQYPIVYEHLFAAIGEVLGDAVTPEIVDAWTEVYWDMAHTLIRAERELYARHEVSPGEVWNDLLVARRRQESPNTVSLVLSRPDGGVLPKARPGQYVSVQVELPDGAHQIRQYSLTRATSRESWTVTVKAEPGRAEAGIPAGEVSNFIHGNVFEGDRIRCSLPYGDLVVEDAETPLLLVSAGIGCTPILGALNDLVSKESQRPVTVLHADQSMAAHAHRHEMAQLVDQLPGARMHHWYEQLGARTTTETIHEGFIDLAEVDVAADAQVYLCGPPPFMKAVRRGLDELNVPAGNIHFEVFGPDTWAAVPEMQPA from the coding sequence GTGATCTCCCAACCCGCACTCACTGTCGTGAAGGACACCCTCCCCGTCATCGGGTCCGCCATAGGTGACATCACCCCGGTCTTCTACGACCGGATGTTCACCGCCCGACCCGACCTGCTGCGCGATCTATTCAACCGCGGCAATCAGGCGCAGGGCGAGCAGCAGAAGGCACTGGCCGGCGCGATCGCCGCCTATGCGAGCCTGCTCGTGTCCGAAGATGTACCGAACATCGATGCGATGATGAGCCGGATCGCGAACAAGCACGCCTCTCTGGGCATCACCGAAGACCAGTACCCGATCGTCTACGAGCACCTCTTCGCCGCCATCGGCGAAGTCCTCGGCGATGCGGTCACCCCTGAGATCGTCGACGCCTGGACCGAGGTCTACTGGGATATGGCGCACACGCTCATCCGCGCCGAGCGGGAGCTCTACGCCCGCCACGAGGTGTCACCGGGCGAGGTCTGGAACGATCTCCTCGTCGCCCGCCGCCGGCAGGAATCTCCGAACACCGTCAGCCTTGTGCTCTCCCGACCCGACGGCGGAGTGCTGCCGAAGGCCAGGCCCGGCCAGTACGTCTCCGTCCAGGTCGAGCTGCCCGACGGGGCTCACCAGATCCGTCAGTACAGCCTCACCCGGGCCACCTCACGTGAGTCCTGGACCGTCACCGTCAAGGCCGAGCCCGGTCGCGCCGAGGCCGGCATCCCCGCAGGTGAGGTGTCGAACTTCATTCACGGCAACGTCTTCGAAGGCGACAGAATCCGGTGCTCACTGCCGTACGGCGACCTCGTCGTCGAAGACGCCGAGACCCCATTGCTGCTCGTGTCCGCCGGCATCGGCTGCACCCCGATCCTCGGCGCGCTCAACGACCTCGTGTCCAAGGAGTCCCAGCGTCCCGTCACAGTCCTCCACGCCGACCAGTCGATGGCCGCTCATGCCCACCGGCATGAGATGGCGCAGCTGGTCGATCAGCTGCCGGGCGCGCGGATGCACCACTGGTACGAACAGCTCGGTGCGCGGACGACGACCGAGACCATCCACGAAGGGTTCATCGACCTCGCCGAGGTGGACGTGGCCGCCGACGCGCAGGTCTACCTGTGCGGCCCGCCCCCGTTCATGAAGGCCGTGCGCCGCGGACTCGACGAACTCAATGTCCCGGCGGGCAATATCCACTTCGAGGTGTTCGGCCCCGACACCTGGGCCGCCGTGCCCGAGATGCAGCCGGCCTGA
- a CDS encoding TadE/TadG family type IV pilus assembly protein: MTGDEETERGSRMMAASAPVAGERSDSGSAVAEFALIASLLALILAGALQIGLVIHVRNTVIDSAIAGARQASLADQTPRDGQELTRDLIRVSVGERYARKVTVTTSQRGVVEIVEVRVNTPLPVLGLWGPAEIWDLRGRSIVEDVDRD, from the coding sequence GTGACCGGAGATGAAGAGACCGAACGGGGCAGTCGGATGATGGCCGCCTCGGCACCGGTCGCAGGCGAGCGCAGCGATTCGGGATCGGCCGTCGCCGAGTTCGCCCTCATCGCCTCCCTGCTGGCCCTCATCTTGGCCGGGGCGCTGCAGATCGGTCTCGTCATCCACGTCAGGAACACGGTCATCGACTCCGCCATCGCCGGAGCGAGGCAGGCGAGCCTGGCCGATCAGACTCCTCGCGACGGGCAGGAGCTCACACGCGACCTCATCCGAGTATCCGTGGGCGAGCGCTATGCCCGGAAAGTCACCGTCACGACGTCACAACGCGGTGTCGTCGAGATCGTCGAGGTGCGAGTGAATACCCCGCTCCCCGTCCTCGGACTGTGGGGACCGGCCGAGATCTGGGACCTGCGCGGACGGTCCATCGTCGAGGATGTCGACCGTGACTGA